In Chryseobacterium oryzae, the genomic stretch AATTCTCCTTACGTACAAAAAGATGAAGTGTATTACAAAATTACTGAAGAATTTAAAAAGAAATACACAAACTATGCACCTTTGGGATTTTTAAGTGAAGAAGACGAAGAGTATATAAAATTGGAGATCAACAGAAAATTCTTGCAGTATATCTAGTAACGATAAACATTTTCCTAAAAGAGATAATGAACACATTTTTTTAGATTAGATTTAAAATTGATAATCGGAAATGGCACTGGTGGTATACGTTTTGAATAATAGAAAGTAATTTTTTCATTATAATTACTCAATTTTAACAATAAACCCGGCTGATGTCGGGTTTTGTATTATAATATCAACCTAAGCTGTAGAAAACATCATAATAGACTACATAAAGTAAATTTGCAGAAGGCTGAAAAATTCTGATTTTTCATCTCTGATTAATACCGGATTTTTATTCAATTATGATTATTAATTGAAAGGCATATTTTTAGATTACCTTTAATAAATTACATTAAAAACAGGTACAATGAATTTAAAAGAAATATTAAATGAAGCGAATGCGTGTATTTCCACGGGTAATTACGATCAATTTTTAACCTATTGTACAATTGATACGCACTGGACATTCATAGGCGAAGCATCACTAACAGGAATTGATGAAGTAAGGGATTATATGAAAGAAGCCTATATTGAACCGCCTAGAGTTAAGGTTGATTTAATGATACAAGAAGGAAACTATCTAACAGCAGTAGGTAAAATAAGCATTGTGAATATAAATTCTGTATGGGTAGAATATGAGTATTGCGATGTATGGAGATTTGAAAATGGCAAACTAGCGGAGCTAAAGGCTTTTGTTGTTGACTGAAATTGTTTCAAGATAAATTATAATATTAAAAGACATTTATCAGGATCATCAAATAATCAACTCCGATATACTTTTACAACCTCCCGTTATTAAAAACATCATTAAGCAATCTCATTAACCTTACGAAATGTCAGATTGATGCGTTCTTTCATTAATTTAGATGATTTAGCAATACGGTGTTCCCAATGTTCCTGAAGGTCACCTTTCATCATCAACAATGAACCATTGGGCAGCGGTATACTGTGTCTGCTCTGATGGTAGTTCAACTTTCTGAAATCAAATTTTCTAATCTGTCCGAGACTTAATGATGCAATAACAGGCCGATCTACATACCTGCTTTCTTTATCTCTATGCCAGGCAACGGAATCGTTATGATCCCTATACAGATTCAGAAGAACTGAATTAAATTCACAGCCGAAAGATTCTTCAATTCTACATTTCAAGGAAAGCAGCTCAGGTGTCCACGCATTCACTTCAAATTCACTACCTCCTAATTTGTAGGATTTCTCACTATCACCATACCACGCAGTAAGACGTGGAGTGACCACCTTTTTATCATACATTGTCTGAACTTTTTGTTTCCATGGCGTATTTTCAAGAAGTTTTGTAAAAAGTAAATCTGCTTCTTCAGAAGTCAAGAAATGTTCTCTGAATTCCAACAATTCTTTTGGAAATGTATAGAATTCCTCGGCACTGAATAAACTAAGTTGTCCCATTGCGATATTGACTTTTTTTATTATTTTTACTATATCCTATTTACAACATAGGATTTTTTTTCATCATTTGTGTTTTTACTTCCCTTCGGGGAAGTTTTTGTTGAATGGCGCTGCGATTATACCTTCACTTTTACCCTTAACAAAAAATGAATTAATTCCTATCTCCCATTTTTTCCTTGATCTGCCTTATATCGGTCTTAATCTCTGAAATGAAATTTTGCATATTACGTTCTGCAAATTCATCAGCTCCATACTCTTTTGTATTAATACTGCAGGCAAATTCCCAAATTTCTTTTATATCAGGTAATGCTATTTTATAAGGCTCATAAAATTTATTATCAGCCTTAACCCAAATGCCATCTGCTTCATGAAACTGAAATCTTTTATAACTGATTCCATCATTAGTGGTAATAAAAACATATGTCCTGTCCGTTTTCAGATCAGAAAGATTCTCGACATATTTTCCAACAATGTAGGTTCCGTTTTTGTAAGGTGGCATGGAATCTCCATCTGCAGGAAAAGCCCTGAACTTTCCGCCTTTTAAAAAAGGTAACGATATGGTCTCAAGTGCTTCTATGTACTCCGGATCTCCATAGCCGTTTAGGTATCCCATCGAAGCCTTTTGGGGAATAATTTCAATCTGATCGTTTCCGTCCTGATCGACCCTGATGGGAAGAACAATCCTATTATCCGGAAGTTCCATAATTTCATCGATAGAATATTTACTTACATTGACAGTCAGCAGTAAATCGATGCTGACATTATAATATTTTGAGATTTTAATCAAAATCTCAAGGGGAGGTTCTGCGGCAGCATCTTCATACTTACCGTACCTTCCTCTGGTAATCAAAAGATCATCGGCAACACTTTGTTGCGAAAGATTTTGCTTGCCTCTCAAATACCGCATGTTTTCTGATAAAATTGACATTGCTATAATTTATAGCAACAAATATACAACTTTTTGCTATAAATTGTAATAATTTTACAGCATGGAAAGAGCAATAGTGCATATGGATTTGGATACGTTTTTTGTTTCCTGTGAACGGCTGCAAAACTCCGAACTGGAGAAAAAGCCGATTATCATTGGAGGCGGAGACCGTGGTGTGGTCGCGTCATGCTCTTACGAAACACGATTTTTCGGTGTACGAAGTGCAATGCCCATTAAGATGGCATTAAAGTTATGTCCCGAAGCAAGGGTAATTAAAGGTGATATGGAAATGTATTCCAAGATGTCTCATCTTGTCACTGAAGTAATACAGGAAAAAGTTCCGGTATTGGAAAAAGCAAGCATCGATGAATTCTATCTTGACCTCTCAGGAATGGATAAGTTCTTTGGTTGCTACCAATGGACAAATGAAATCGTCAATGCTGTAACAAAAAATACAGGATTGCCCATCAGTTTTGCCTTGTCCACCAATAAAACAGTGGCAAAAATAGGAACGGGTGAATCCAAGCCTACGGGTAGATTTGAGATCAGGGAACAAAATATCAAACCATTCCTCAACCCTCTTTCCATCAAAAAAATTCCCATGGTTGGTAATGTCACTTTTCAACTGCTTTCGAGATTAGGTGTCCGAACCATTGAGACTTTATCTGAAACTCCCGTTGAAGTTTTGCATCAGCTAATCGGTAAAAACGGAACTGAACTCTGGAAAAAAGCCAACGGAATTGATGATACTCCCATTGTTCCTTACTCGGAAAGAAAATCTATTTCTACAGAGAATACTTTTTCACAAGATACCATTGATGTTCAGAATCTAAGAAGTATTCTATCCGGTATGGTGGAACAACTGGCATTTCAACTGCGTCAGGAAAAGTGGCTGACTTCAACAGTATCAGTTAAAATAAGGTATTCCAATTTTGATACAGAGACTAAACAATGCCGCATTCCCTATACTTCAGCTGATCATACACTCCTGAGATATGTGCTGGAACTATTTAAGAAAGTATATACCCGAAGAATGCGTATACGTCTTATCGGCGTAAAGTTCACAGGGCTGGTTCATGGCTGTCATCAAATGAATCTTTTCGAAGATACTGAAGAACTGATTTCTCTATATCAGACCATGGATAAAATTAAAAACAGGTTTGGAAGCACCAGTGTAGGCAGAGCATCTGGATTATTAAAATAAATAAGAATTTATGTTTCTCAATTGTCATTCCTATCACAGTCTCCGTTATGGAACCATTTCTATTCAGGATTTGGTTCGTCAGGCTGCAGATTGTCAACTGCAAACTGTAGCATTGACTGATATCAATACAGTGACAGGTATTTATGATTTTTTTAAACTGTGCACAGAAAAAGGTATTAAGCCTATTGTGGGAGTGGAAATCAGAGTAGAGAGCAGGTTGTATTATATATGTCTGGCTAAAAATCAAAAGAGTGTTGGAGAGATCAACAGGCTCCTCACCCATTACAATTGTGATGGAGTAGAAATTCCAAAGCACAATCCAATGCTTCAAAATACCATTATCATATACCCATTGCACAACATTCCCGAAGTTTTGCAAGATTTTGAATATATAGGTATCAGGCCCGAAGAACTTAATCAGCTTATAAAACCCCAACTTAAAAAATGGATCAGTAAAATGGTCATATTACAACCTGTGACCATTACAACCAGACAGGAGTACAATCTTCACAAAATATTGAGAGCAATTGACAACAATACCCTTATCAGTAAATTAGACGCTGAAGATTACTGCAAGGAAACAGAAACCTTTGTCGGTAAAAAAGAATTGTTAGATCAATATCGAAATTATCCTCAAATTATCAATAATACCGCTGCTGTTATTAATCAATGCAGTTTCGATTACAATTTTTCAACCCCAAAAAATAAGCAGTACTTTACAGACAGCAGAGAAAATGATTTTAAACTGCTGACTCGGTTAGCAAACGAAGGGATGGTAGTAAGATATGGAGATGTTCATCCCGAAGCTAAAGCCAGAGTCGAAAAAGAACTAGCCGTTATCGATCATTTAAAATTCAGTGGTTACTTTCTCATTACCTGGGATATTATTCAGTACAGCAACAAAATGGGATTCATGCATGTAGGGCGAGGAAGCGGTGCAAATTCCATTGTAAGCTATTGTCTTGGAATAACCGATATTTGTCCGTTGGAACTGGATCTGTATTTTGAAAGATTTTTGAACCTTAACCGTAAAACTCCTCCCGACTTCGACATCGACTGGAGCTGGAATACCCGGGACATCATTCTTGAATACATCTTCAACAAATACGGCAAAGACCATGTAGCCTTTTGCGGAACCAATGTTGAGTTTAAATACCGATCCATTTTCAGGGAAGTCGGAAAAGCATTTGGTTTACCAAAAGAGGAATTGGACGTACTAGCAACAAGACCGATGAGTGAGCATGATGATAATTCGGTATTTAAGCAGGTTCATAAATACGGTAAGCTTCTTGAAAAGTTTCCAAATCAAAGAAGTATGCATTCATGCGGAATCCTTATTTCTGAGGAGCCAATTACCAATTATACAGCATTAGAAATGCCTCCAAAAGGATTTCCGATCGTACAATTTGATATGCATACGGCCGAAGACATTGGTTTTGAAAAGTTTGATATCTTATCCCAAAGAGGGCTGGGAACAATCAAAGATACTGTGGACTTGATCAAAGAGAAAAGAGGTATTACCGTTGATATCAAAGATACTACCCTATCAAAAAATGAGGCAAATTGCAATGAATTCCTAAGCATAGGGAAAACGATAGGTTGTTTCTATATAGAAAGTCCCGCAATGCGCGGGCTTTTGAGAAGACTTAAATGCGAAGATTATAAAACATTGGTTGCCGCTTCATCCATTATCCGTCCAGGCGTAGCTCAGAGCGGAATGATGAAAGAATATATTTTCAGACATAACAACCCAAAAAAATTTGAATACTTTCATGATGTTTTCAAAAAGGAATTAGGTGAGACTTATGGCATCATGGTCTATCAGGAAGATGTCATTAAAATTGCACTGCATTTTGGAGGACTGTCTGCAGCCGATGGTGATGTCTTACGACGGGCGATGAGTGGT encodes the following:
- a CDS encoding nuclear transport factor 2 family protein, producing the protein MNLKEILNEANACISTGNYDQFLTYCTIDTHWTFIGEASLTGIDEVRDYMKEAYIEPPRVKVDLMIQEGNYLTAVGKISIVNINSVWVEYEYCDVWRFENGKLAELKAFVVD
- a CDS encoding alpha-ketoglutarate-dependent dioxygenase AlkB family protein; protein product: MGQLSLFSAEEFYTFPKELLEFREHFLTSEEADLLFTKLLENTPWKQKVQTMYDKKVVTPRLTAWYGDSEKSYKLGGSEFEVNAWTPELLSLKCRIEESFGCEFNSVLLNLYRDHNDSVAWHRDKESRYVDRPVIASLSLGQIRKFDFRKLNYHQSRHSIPLPNGSLLMMKGDLQEHWEHRIAKSSKLMKERINLTFRKVNEIA
- a CDS encoding XRE family transcriptional regulator, with amino-acid sequence MSILSENMRYLRGKQNLSQQSVADDLLITRGRYGKYEDAAAEPPLEILIKISKYYNVSIDLLLTVNVSKYSIDEIMELPDNRIVLPIRVDQDGNDQIEIIPQKASMGYLNGYGDPEYIEALETISLPFLKGGKFRAFPADGDSMPPYKNGTYIVGKYVENLSDLKTDRTYVFITTNDGISYKRFQFHEADGIWVKADNKFYEPYKIALPDIKEIWEFACSINTKEYGADEFAERNMQNFISEIKTDIRQIKEKMGDRN
- the dinB gene encoding DNA polymerase IV, with translation MERAIVHMDLDTFFVSCERLQNSELEKKPIIIGGGDRGVVASCSYETRFFGVRSAMPIKMALKLCPEARVIKGDMEMYSKMSHLVTEVIQEKVPVLEKASIDEFYLDLSGMDKFFGCYQWTNEIVNAVTKNTGLPISFALSTNKTVAKIGTGESKPTGRFEIREQNIKPFLNPLSIKKIPMVGNVTFQLLSRLGVRTIETLSETPVEVLHQLIGKNGTELWKKANGIDDTPIVPYSERKSISTENTFSQDTIDVQNLRSILSGMVEQLAFQLRQEKWLTSTVSVKIRYSNFDTETKQCRIPYTSADHTLLRYVLELFKKVYTRRMRIRLIGVKFTGLVHGCHQMNLFEDTEELISLYQTMDKIKNRFGSTSVGRASGLLK
- a CDS encoding DNA polymerase III subunit alpha; the protein is MFLNCHSYHSLRYGTISIQDLVRQAADCQLQTVALTDINTVTGIYDFFKLCTEKGIKPIVGVEIRVESRLYYICLAKNQKSVGEINRLLTHYNCDGVEIPKHNPMLQNTIIIYPLHNIPEVLQDFEYIGIRPEELNQLIKPQLKKWISKMVILQPVTITTRQEYNLHKILRAIDNNTLISKLDAEDYCKETETFVGKKELLDQYRNYPQIINNTAAVINQCSFDYNFSTPKNKQYFTDSRENDFKLLTRLANEGMVVRYGDVHPEAKARVEKELAVIDHLKFSGYFLITWDIIQYSNKMGFMHVGRGSGANSIVSYCLGITDICPLELDLYFERFLNLNRKTPPDFDIDWSWNTRDIILEYIFNKYGKDHVAFCGTNVEFKYRSIFREVGKAFGLPKEELDVLATRPMSEHDDNSVFKQVHKYGKLLEKFPNQRSMHSCGILISEEPITNYTALEMPPKGFPIVQFDMHTAEDIGFEKFDILSQRGLGTIKDTVDLIKEKRGITVDIKDTTLSKNEANCNEFLSIGKTIGCFYIESPAMRGLLRRLKCEDYKTLVAASSIIRPGVAQSGMMKEYIFRHNNPKKFEYFHDVFKKELGETYGIMVYQEDVIKIALHFGGLSAADGDVLRRAMSGKGRSLSALQKVKDHFFESCKDLGHPEQLSKEVYRQIESFAGYSFCKAHSASYAVESYQSLYLKVYYPIESMVCAINNGGGFYRTEVYVHEAKMSGATINNPCVNLSEYQTTVYGQDVYLGLMHIEKVEGKIAMMIPEERRKNGNYTSLENFVKRIPIGIETLQTLIFIGAFRFTGKQKHELLIQARFLFGNDQSTLKQPTLLDEPQKEYTLPTIVKNPFEDAFDEIEILGFPVSFSPFDLLQTKYRGSVMAKDLVKYHKKQIKMLAYLISRKHVPTKRGAMFFGTWIDAEGAYFDTAHFPNCLEEYPFQGGGCYLLLGTVEVDFHFPTITIHKMAKMPFVPDPRYSMDKEKSLEAARSLHEDISMTQRKPYPQEHEIGLPRQKMNSVK